From the genome of Campylobacter magnus, one region includes:
- the secA gene encoding preprotein translocase subunit SecA, with protein sequence MLKALAKIFGTKNDKQVKKYRKQAGAINLLEDKYASLTDSDLQAAFDVIRAAVRSEELSLKDALNDVFAIVRETSKRVLNMRHFDVQLIGGMVLNDGKIAEMKTGEGKTLVATLPVVLNALSGKGVHVVTVNDYLAKRDAEQMGKIYNFLGLSVGVVLSSERDDAKRKEAYACDITYGTNNEFGFDYLRDNMCFDIASKVQRGHNFAIVDEVDSILIDEARTPLIISGPTNRTLDGYIKANEVAKALTRGQMPEKSLADPHAKPTGDFVVDEKNRNIMITEAGIEKAEKLFGVDNLYSLENAALSHYLDQALKAHNLFEKDVQYVVRDEQIIIVDEFTGRLSEGRRFSEGLHQALEAKEGVKIQEESQTLADITFQNYFRLYEKLAGMTGTAQTEATEFSQIYKLDVISIPTNLPIRRIDKNDVIFKSEKEKFTAVINEIKAANQKGQPVLVGTASIEKSEALHALLVKEKIPHSVLNAKNHEKEAQIIEGAGAKGAVTIATNMAGRGVDIRIDDEVRELGGLYIIGTERHESRRIDNQLRGRSGRQGDPGISRFFLSLEDNLLRIFGAGKIKTIMEKLGIEEGESIESGLVTRAVANAQKKVESLHFEARKHILEYDDVANEQRKTIYKYRNELLDPATDISEKISSNRKDWVADMVITAGVMAGDLPENIDTSAICNIVLEQSGVSIEPSTLANLGFNEICGEIEKAIENDYKERMSVINDEERKGIEKMLYLQIVDRAWREHLYQMDTLKAGIGLRGYNHRDPLTEYKKESYNLFIELVKSLKISSVRTLSHIRFESEDSEQSKQKVLPNNKPSRNDPCPCSSGKKYKDCCGKSGPKI encoded by the coding sequence ATGCTAAAAGCCCTAGCAAAAATTTTTGGAACCAAAAACGATAAACAAGTAAAAAAATACCGCAAGCAAGCAGGCGCAATCAATTTGCTAGAAGATAAATACGCAAGTCTTACTGATAGCGACTTGCAGGCAGCTTTTGATGTGATTCGCGCGGCCGTTAGAAGCGAAGAGCTGAGCCTAAAAGATGCTTTAAATGATGTTTTTGCCATAGTTAGAGAGACTAGCAAGCGTGTGCTAAACATGCGACATTTTGATGTGCAGCTAATAGGCGGCATGGTGCTAAATGATGGCAAAATCGCTGAGATGAAAACAGGCGAGGGAAAAACACTAGTTGCTACTTTGCCAGTGGTGCTAAATGCTCTTAGTGGCAAAGGCGTGCATGTAGTTACTGTAAATGACTATCTAGCAAAGCGAGATGCTGAGCAAATGGGGAAGATTTATAACTTTCTTGGTCTTAGCGTAGGCGTAGTGCTAAGTAGCGAACGCGATGATGCTAAGCGCAAAGAAGCTTATGCTTGCGATATTACTTATGGCACAAACAACGAGTTTGGCTTTGATTATTTGCGTGATAATATGTGCTTTGATATAGCCAGCAAGGTTCAAAGAGGGCATAATTTTGCTATCGTGGATGAAGTTGATAGTATCCTTATAGACGAGGCTAGGACACCACTTATTATCTCAGGTCCTACAAACCGCACGCTAGATGGCTATATAAAGGCAAATGAAGTAGCCAAGGCTCTAACTCGTGGGCAAATGCCAGAAAAATCGCTTGCTGACCCACACGCAAAGCCAACTGGGGATTTTGTAGTAGATGAGAAAAACCGCAATATCATGATAACAGAAGCTGGTATAGAAAAAGCAGAAAAACTCTTTGGCGTAGATAATCTCTATAGCCTAGAAAACGCAGCTCTAAGCCACTACCTAGACCAAGCTCTAAAAGCGCATAATCTTTTTGAAAAAGATGTTCAATATGTAGTGCGTGATGAACAAATTATCATCGTTGATGAGTTTACCGGTCGTCTTAGCGAGGGAAGACGATTTAGCGAGGGCTTACACCAAGCCCTAGAAGCCAAAGAAGGCGTAAAAATTCAAGAAGAGAGCCAAACTCTAGCTGATATTACCTTTCAAAATTACTTTAGATTATACGAAAAATTAGCTGGTATGACAGGAACAGCGCAGACTGAGGCCACTGAGTTTAGCCAAATCTACAAACTAGATGTAATCTCAATCCCAACAAATCTACCTATACGCAGAATCGATAAAAACGATGTTATCTTCAAAAGTGAAAAAGAGAAATTCACAGCTGTAATTAACGAAATAAAAGCCGCAAACCAAAAAGGCCAACCAGTGCTAGTAGGAACTGCTAGTATAGAAAAAAGCGAAGCCCTACACGCTCTACTAGTAAAAGAAAAAATCCCTCACTCAGTGCTAAATGCCAAAAACCACGAAAAAGAAGCCCAGATTATAGAAGGTGCTGGCGCAAAAGGTGCTGTAACCATAGCTACAAACATGGCTGGTCGTGGTGTGGATATCCGCATAGATGATGAAGTGCGAGAACTAGGCGGGCTTTATATCATAGGCACAGAAAGACACGAGAGCCGCCGCATAGACAACCAGCTTCGTGGCCGCTCAGGTCGTCAAGGTGATCCGGGAATTTCACGCTTTTTTCTAAGCTTAGAGGATAATCTACTTCGCATTTTTGGCGCAGGTAAGATCAAAACCATAATGGAAAAACTAGGCATAGAAGAGGGCGAGAGTATAGAAAGCGGCCTTGTAACACGCGCTGTAGCAAACGCTCAAAAAAAGGTAGAGAGCCTACACTTTGAAGCTAGAAAGCATATCCTAGAATACGATGATGTAGCAAATGAACAAAGAAAAACCATCTACAAATATAGAAATGAGCTGCTAGACCCAGCCACTGATATAAGCGAAAAAATCAGCTCAAACCGCAAAGACTGGGTAGCTGATATGGTGATCACAGCTGGCGTAATGGCTGGGGATTTGCCTGAAAACATCGACACTAGTGCTATTTGTAATATAGTTTTAGAGCAAAGCGGAGTTAGCATAGAGCCAAGCACACTGGCAAACTTGGGCTTTAATGAGATTTGTGGTGAAATAGAAAAGGCTATAGAAAATGACTACAAAGAGCGAATGAGCGTAATTAACGATGAAGAGCGAAAAGGCATAGAAAAAATGCTGTATTTGCAAATCGTAGACCGTGCGTGGAGAGAGCATCTATACCAAATGGATACGCTAAAAGCAGGAATTGGCCTAAGAGGCTACAATCACCGCGACCCTCTAACTGAGTATAAAAAAGAAAGCTATAATCTTTTCATAGAGCTAGTAAAAAGCCTAAAAATAAGCTCAGTTCGCACTCTAAGCCACATACGCTTTGAGAGTGAAGATAGCGAGCAAAGCAAGCAAAAAGTCCTGCCAAATAATAAACCTAGTCGCAATGACCCTTGTCCTTGCAGCTCGGGCAAAAAGTATAAAGACTGCTGCGGCAAATCTGGGCCAAAAATCTAA